From the Teredinibacter turnerae T7901 genome, one window contains:
- a CDS encoding Dol-P-Glc:Glc(2)Man(9)GlcNAc(2)-PP-Dol alpha-1,2-glucosyltransferase, which produces MKTPLKSQLSQSSGLNEIHLFGLLLLAALLLGFDTVSHLKGGIGDEDVHRYQIGWFMQGRFEIFKYVTMLPLYHLIVAALAKVTGLVSLNGIRFSHMLFAASVIPAMYFTVKRFFPAEAIARTLLLVFIPFFFPLFFLTYTDLPSLMVVLFMVERCWQRHYGVAGLLALAAVLLRQPNIIWVAFCSCMIALQVAREMQLRLILTNVLNPKFLQQVLWRNRFMVVVYVLFVLFVAVNGGVAVGDAEQHPISFNLSNLYFFLLVAWAVFLPFNVEQLPQIKLLLVRHWWIALVLVAGFFVYFYTYGHPHKYNSATLVFYGHNWFLHYTSDVTLWRVLSYIPIAWMGLSYVVAVRTSVHGDLLLLLVPFALLSFVPLPLIEQRYYFVALALIMLWRPPMSRLSTLINLAGFLVLSAFILFNVSRQSFFL; this is translated from the coding sequence GTGAAAACACCGTTAAAGTCGCAATTGTCCCAGTCTTCCGGGTTAAATGAAATCCATCTGTTTGGCCTGCTGTTGCTGGCTGCACTGCTGTTGGGTTTCGATACTGTTTCACACCTTAAAGGTGGTATCGGTGACGAGGATGTGCACCGCTATCAAATCGGCTGGTTTATGCAGGGTCGATTTGAAATTTTTAAGTACGTTACCATGTTGCCGCTCTATCACCTGATAGTCGCGGCGCTGGCTAAAGTAACCGGCCTGGTGTCACTGAACGGTATTCGATTTTCTCATATGTTGTTTGCGGCGAGTGTTATCCCCGCCATGTATTTCACCGTTAAGCGGTTTTTCCCTGCTGAGGCCATTGCCAGGACGTTACTGCTGGTATTTATTCCGTTTTTTTTCCCGCTGTTTTTCCTCACCTATACCGATCTGCCCTCGTTAATGGTGGTATTGTTTATGGTGGAACGGTGCTGGCAGCGACACTATGGCGTGGCGGGCTTGCTCGCTTTGGCGGCGGTATTACTGCGTCAACCCAACATTATTTGGGTTGCATTCTGCTCATGCATGATTGCGCTTCAGGTTGCGCGCGAGATGCAATTGCGTTTAATTTTAACGAATGTGCTGAACCCGAAATTTTTACAGCAAGTGCTGTGGCGCAACCGGTTTATGGTTGTGGTTTACGTGTTGTTTGTCCTATTTGTTGCGGTCAATGGTGGCGTTGCCGTTGGCGACGCAGAGCAACACCCTATATCGTTTAATCTTTCCAATCTCTATTTCTTTCTGCTGGTCGCCTGGGCGGTATTTTTGCCGTTCAATGTCGAGCAGCTACCGCAGATAAAATTGCTGTTAGTACGCCATTGGTGGATAGCACTCGTGCTCGTAGCCGGCTTTTTTGTCTACTTCTACACCTATGGCCATCCCCACAAATACAACAGTGCAACGCTCGTGTTTTACGGTCACAATTGGTTCTTGCATTACACCAGCGACGTTACCCTGTGGCGAGTGCTCAGCTATATTCCTATCGCCTGGATGGGGTTGAGCTATGTGGTCGCGGTTCGCACCAGTGTGCACGGTGACCTTTTGCTATTGCTGGTTCCTTTTGCATTGTTGTCATTCGTTCCCCTACCGCTGATTGAGCAGCGTTATTACTTTGTGGCACTTGCTCTGATTATGCTTTGGCGGCCGCCCATGTCCAGGTTGAGTACGTTGATAAATTTAGCGGGGTTCCTTGTATTAAGCGCTTTTATTTTGTTTAACGTGTCTCGGCAAAGCTTTTTTCTATAA
- a CDS encoding DUF2298 domain-containing protein, which translates to MYAIYLVFTLIFMWFCISGGTLLAARYCPFIPLARSLAVVFFVLTLFFVEHFIGLGELRWLMPVLMLASGWIFWRNKAAVFRREFIVAELVFAAAFIYAFAWRFGFPSITPSSERMTDLFFITNYMEGVTLPPLDNWHPPYRFDYYYAFQHYGAALMGRIFGFGPGVTYNIAFALLAGLALTLLVFIGERALANFSGRIWQKRALLGLFVATVAFGGTGISPLLKVAYNGPAKDTYVKPNMDAEARSRAVRRYHAQLANHAREHIIASVRFIGSERDTTLNPTSKDVSALGPWVFPETGGGVGGKKMVLPSENFGYQFFLGDYHPTVGGFFLLLLALALIFSTLSFANGTPARVVSASNADARNIGEGEAIDSPRWQKAAQGLATLCVPLMLVTNTWTMPLLVILILGWMIFLWSQKQTLYWIWLLAGGTVGCFLLYPFLTTFLSSSLPTPVKFVQTYAHTPWPRFLALHWPLLILIVLGCWEGRQRRIAWYFSALWLFLLVLSEVIYIDDPTGAHYARTNTVMKWWGWMQVGVFASLGVLLLASLTRWVRWCCVAVMVLLSASAGSDLFNYYVFSGKYYAGQIHGHGWYTNNATNRQMFEYLEAAPDGIILENVLDNAYSNTSIYGIFNGKPVLLGWPSHLRTWHGDVPRIWLLKEEIDKFYKGELEDSLAWLQSNQVRYIVFSPKDDDKAFEKINERVKGQYAWHEYEHSRRRHTGIWVRLD; encoded by the coding sequence ATGTACGCGATCTACCTCGTTTTTACGCTCATTTTTATGTGGTTTTGTATCAGTGGTGGAACGCTATTGGCTGCGCGCTACTGCCCGTTCATTCCTTTGGCACGCAGTCTCGCTGTGGTGTTTTTCGTGCTGACACTGTTTTTTGTGGAGCATTTTATTGGTTTGGGCGAATTGCGCTGGCTGATGCCCGTACTGATGCTGGCTAGTGGGTGGATCTTCTGGCGCAATAAAGCAGCGGTATTCAGGCGAGAATTTATTGTTGCTGAATTGGTGTTTGCAGCCGCATTTATTTATGCGTTTGCCTGGCGTTTCGGATTTCCCTCGATTACGCCATCGTCAGAGCGTATGACTGACCTCTTTTTTATTACGAACTATATGGAAGGTGTGACGCTGCCGCCGCTGGATAATTGGCACCCGCCATATCGCTTCGACTATTACTATGCCTTCCAGCACTATGGCGCCGCCTTAATGGGCCGTATTTTCGGCTTTGGTCCGGGAGTCACTTACAACATCGCTTTCGCACTATTGGCGGGCCTGGCTCTCACGTTATTGGTCTTTATTGGTGAGCGTGCGCTGGCGAATTTTTCTGGACGTATTTGGCAAAAAAGGGCATTACTTGGATTGTTTGTCGCGACGGTTGCATTCGGTGGTACAGGGATATCTCCCCTGTTGAAAGTCGCCTATAACGGCCCGGCAAAGGACACCTATGTTAAACCGAATATGGATGCCGAAGCCCGGTCGCGGGCAGTGCGTCGCTATCATGCCCAGCTCGCAAATCACGCACGTGAACATATTATCGCGTCTGTACGATTTATTGGCAGTGAGCGCGACACAACCCTCAATCCGACGTCGAAAGATGTGAGTGCACTCGGGCCTTGGGTATTCCCGGAAACCGGCGGTGGCGTCGGTGGTAAAAAAATGGTGTTGCCATCGGAAAATTTTGGGTACCAATTTTTTCTGGGTGACTACCATCCCACGGTGGGTGGGTTTTTCCTTTTACTGCTTGCGTTGGCTTTGATTTTTTCAACGCTCTCGTTCGCAAATGGCACTCCTGCCAGAGTGGTGTCAGCAAGTAATGCAGATGCACGTAATATAGGTGAAGGTGAAGCGATAGATTCCCCGCGGTGGCAGAAAGCGGCTCAAGGACTGGCGACACTGTGCGTGCCCCTTATGTTGGTTACCAACACCTGGACCATGCCATTACTGGTAATACTAATTCTCGGCTGGATGATATTTCTCTGGAGTCAGAAACAGACTTTGTACTGGATTTGGCTGTTAGCCGGCGGCACCGTCGGTTGTTTTCTTCTTTATCCTTTCTTAACCACATTCCTTTCCAGCTCACTCCCCACACCAGTAAAGTTTGTGCAGACTTATGCGCACACACCATGGCCAAGGTTTCTTGCCTTGCACTGGCCTTTATTGATATTGATTGTGTTGGGCTGCTGGGAGGGGCGCCAGCGTCGTATCGCCTGGTATTTTAGCGCGCTCTGGCTGTTCCTTCTGGTACTTTCGGAAGTGATATACATAGACGATCCGACCGGTGCCCACTATGCGCGAACAAATACAGTGATGAAATGGTGGGGCTGGATGCAGGTCGGTGTATTCGCGTCACTGGGGGTATTACTGCTGGCCTCTTTGACTCGCTGGGTGCGTTGGTGTTGTGTGGCGGTTATGGTGCTACTGAGTGCAAGCGCCGGTTCCGACCTTTTTAATTATTATGTCTTTTCGGGCAAGTATTATGCTGGGCAGATACACGGTCACGGCTGGTATACCAATAACGCGACCAATCGCCAGATGTTTGAATACCTGGAAGCGGCGCCTGATGGCATCATCCTGGAAAATGTGCTGGACAATGCCTATTCCAATACCAGCATTTACGGTATTTTTAATGGCAAGCCGGTATTGCTGGGTTGGCCATCGCACTTGAGAACCTGGCACGGGGATGTGCCGCGCATATGGTTGTTGAAGGAAGAAATCGACAAATTTTATAAAGGCGAGTTGGAAGACAGCCTAGCCTGGTTGCAGAGTAATCAGGTTAGATATATCGTGTTCAGCCCGAAAGACGACGATAAAGCGTTCGAAAAAATTAACGAACGTGTTAAAGGCCAGTATGCCTGGCATGAATATGAACACTCGCGACGTCGGCATACGGGAATATGGGTGCGGCTGGACTGA
- a CDS encoding glycosyltransferase family 2 protein, which translates to MNDVAAGTKKLSLLVPMYNESSVIPIFFETVFNVLENIAYDVEFVCVNDGSRDNTLELLKEYSAKDSRIKIVSFSRNFGKEPAMTAALDFATGDALIPIDADLQDPPELIHEMIAKWEEGYDVVYAKRSSRETDGVLKRNTARWFYSLFNRMSDTDIPANVGDYRLMDRKVVDVIRQLPEKDRFMKGLFCWPGFKDTTVEFKRPLRAEGETKFNMWKLWNFAISGIASFSTMPIRVGIYLGLLISAASFIYALFIVSKTILFGVDVPGYASIMVVVLFLGGIQMFFLGLMGEYIGRIYKEVKNRPLYVVAETVNFGA; encoded by the coding sequence ATGAACGATGTTGCTGCGGGTACGAAAAAATTATCGCTTCTTGTACCTATGTATAACGAATCTAGTGTGATCCCCATTTTTTTCGAGACAGTATTTAACGTGCTCGAAAATATTGCTTACGATGTGGAATTTGTGTGTGTTAACGATGGGTCTCGCGATAATACTTTAGAATTACTCAAAGAGTATTCCGCAAAAGACTCGCGTATTAAAATTGTTTCCTTTTCACGTAACTTTGGAAAAGAACCGGCGATGACCGCAGCGCTGGATTTTGCAACGGGCGATGCGCTGATTCCGATTGATGCGGACCTGCAGGACCCGCCGGAGTTAATTCACGAGATGATCGCGAAATGGGAGGAAGGCTACGATGTGGTTTACGCCAAACGCTCATCGCGCGAAACCGATGGCGTGTTGAAGCGCAACACCGCGAGGTGGTTTTACAGTTTGTTCAACCGCATGAGTGATACGGATATACCCGCCAATGTTGGCGATTACCGCTTAATGGATCGGAAGGTTGTCGATGTTATTCGCCAGCTACCTGAGAAAGACCGTTTTATGAAAGGCCTTTTTTGCTGGCCGGGCTTTAAAGATACTACGGTAGAGTTCAAGCGTCCGCTACGTGCGGAAGGCGAAACCAAATTTAATATGTGGAAGCTATGGAACTTTGCCATCAGCGGCATCGCGTCCTTCAGCACTATGCCTATCCGCGTCGGAATTTATTTAGGTTTATTGATCTCTGCCGCCTCATTTATTTACGCATTGTTTATTGTGTCTAAAACGATTTTGTTCGGTGTGGATGTGCCGGGCTATGCGTCAATCATGGTAGTGGTTCTGTTTTTAGGCGGCATTCAAATGTTTTTTCTCGGTCTTATGGGTGAATACATTGGGCGTATCTACAAAGAGGTTAAGAATCGTCCGCTGTATGTGGTTGCTGAAACCGTTAATTTCGGCGCTTAG
- a CDS encoding GtrA family protein, which translates to MINLLRRHLNRALIVQLAIFGVVGVSATLTHYFVALLSHERALVPLYFANILGYCAAVAISFFGHGKLTFRRELDLGVFLRFVVVSITTLGVSELLLFIMETWLVLSHRISLAVVVCTIPVITFLLSKLWVFRKPAVQP; encoded by the coding sequence GTGATTAACCTGCTGCGTCGACATCTCAACCGCGCATTAATTGTTCAATTGGCGATATTTGGTGTGGTGGGCGTTTCTGCCACACTTACCCATTATTTTGTTGCCTTGCTATCCCACGAGCGCGCGTTGGTACCGCTCTACTTTGCGAATATTCTTGGCTATTGTGCCGCTGTTGCTATCTCATTTTTCGGGCACGGCAAGCTGACGTTTCGCCGCGAATTGGATCTAGGTGTATTTCTGCGTTTTGTTGTGGTGTCAATTACCACGCTGGGGGTTAGTGAGCTGCTGCTGTTTATTATGGAAACCTGGCTAGTCTTGTCGCATCGTATTTCGTTGGCAGTTGTGGTGTGCACAATCCCGGTTATCACCTTTTTGCTGAGCAAGCTTTGGGTCTTCCGCAAACCTGCGGTACAGCCGTAA
- the hemG gene encoding menaquinone-dependent protoporphyrinogen IX dehydrogenase, which translates to MATIVYASVDGHTRKIAEAMAGQLRDAGEHVSLLPLADFDIDAFSQSDSLVSGPLIIGASIRYGVHCHKFDNWVIQHLEQLQSLGAAFFSVNLVARKAQKCAPDTNPYTRKFLQKTGWKPALAAVFAGRLNYPVYGFWDKLMIRFIMWMTGGPTDPATDIEYTDWSVVAKFAQACLTLNANTSSIR; encoded by the coding sequence ATGGCGACTATTGTTTACGCCAGTGTTGATGGACATACGCGAAAAATCGCCGAGGCTATGGCCGGGCAGCTCCGCGATGCGGGCGAGCATGTGAGCCTGTTGCCGCTGGCCGATTTTGATATCGATGCTTTTTCACAGTCTGACTCACTGGTTTCCGGCCCACTGATTATCGGTGCAAGCATTCGCTACGGCGTTCACTGTCATAAGTTTGATAACTGGGTAATACAGCATCTTGAGCAGCTTCAGTCGCTGGGTGCGGCTTTTTTCTCAGTTAACCTAGTTGCGCGCAAAGCGCAGAAGTGTGCTCCGGATACTAACCCGTATACCCGTAAGTTTTTGCAGAAAACAGGCTGGAAACCTGCGCTCGCCGCAGTATTCGCAGGCCGTCTCAACTACCCGGTTTATGGTTTTTGGGACAAACTGATGATTCGCTTTATTATGTGGATGACAGGCGGGCCCACAGACCCTGCAACGGATATTGAATATACGGATTGGTCAGTGGTGGCGAAGTTTGCCCAAGCGTGTCTTACGCTCAACGCCAATACTTCGTCCATACGTTGA
- a CDS encoding lytic transglycosylase domain-containing protein, with amino-acid sequence MNGSSRATLFRAILWLALTLPAAVHSAAREIDDELREKLKATISQATSFSDRYEAEVWLVQKSTVLARFIDSPQERLRILKEVHKAAKQVGLPPEFVLAVIHIESAFDPYAVSRVGAQGMMQVMPFWKKEIGRESDNLIKLETNLKYGCTILKYYLDKENGHWADALARYNGSYGRYTYSHKVINVWTKYWR; translated from the coding sequence ATGAATGGATCGTCCCGCGCAACGCTGTTTCGCGCAATTCTGTGGCTGGCACTCACACTGCCAGCAGCAGTCCATTCTGCGGCTCGCGAAATCGATGACGAGCTGCGCGAAAAACTCAAGGCAACGATCAGTCAGGCAACCAGTTTTTCCGATCGCTATGAGGCCGAGGTCTGGCTGGTACAAAAGTCCACCGTGCTCGCCCGCTTTATCGACAGCCCACAAGAACGTCTACGCATCCTAAAAGAAGTACACAAGGCGGCTAAACAGGTTGGACTGCCCCCAGAATTCGTCCTGGCAGTAATCCATATCGAAAGTGCATTTGACCCTTACGCAGTTTCGCGCGTGGGCGCCCAAGGTATGATGCAGGTAATGCCATTTTGGAAAAAAGAAATCGGCAGAGAATCAGACAATCTGATCAAGCTGGAAACCAACCTGAAATACGGTTGCACCATTCTGAAATATTATCTCGACAAAGAAAATGGCCACTGGGCTGACGCCCTGGCACGCTACAATGGCAGTTACGGCCGCTACACCTACTCTCACAAAGTGATCAACGTATGGACGAAGTATTGGCGTTGA
- a CDS encoding proline--tRNA ligase, whose product MRASQYLIATQKETPADAEVISHKLMLRAGLIRKMASGLYNWLPLGLRVLRKVENIVRQEMDKSGAQEVLMPVVQPAEIWQESGRWQQYGPELLRINDRHDRAFCLGPTHEEVITDLIRNEVKSYKQLPLNFYQIQTKFRDEVRPRFGVMRAREFLMKDAYSFHISQESLQETYDVMHRTYCNIFDRIGLQYRPVLADTGSIGGSASHEFHVLADSGEDDIAFSSDSDFAANVELAEALAPAKQTPGSSGAEEKHTPSQKSIEEVAAFLSVTPAQTLKTLIVLGETEDEGPAPLVALVLRGDHSLNDIKVSKLEGVADPLTFAPEERIKNELGAEVGSLGPIGLKITVIADRAAAACADFVCGANKTDYHLINANWDKEASYSRVEDLRNVVVGDPSPCGKGTIEIKRGIEVGHIFQLGTKYSAAMKATVLDENGKDVTMTMGCYGIGVSRIVASAIEQNHDDNGIIWPDAIAPFQLAIVPINMHKSDAVKEACETLYDQCQTAGIDVLLMDEPKARLGAMLADVELVGIPHRVVIGDRGLEQGNIEYKGRRDAESQEVAAASLFEFLREKIAP is encoded by the coding sequence ATGCGCGCCAGTCAGTACCTTATCGCCACCCAAAAAGAGACCCCTGCAGACGCAGAAGTGATCAGTCATAAACTGATGCTGCGCGCAGGCCTTATCCGCAAAATGGCATCGGGCTTATACAACTGGTTACCGCTCGGTTTGCGCGTTTTGCGAAAAGTCGAAAACATCGTCCGCCAGGAGATGGACAAATCCGGCGCACAAGAAGTATTGATGCCGGTGGTACAACCCGCTGAAATATGGCAGGAGTCTGGCCGTTGGCAACAATATGGTCCCGAGTTACTGCGTATTAACGACCGCCACGACCGCGCCTTTTGCCTGGGCCCGACCCACGAAGAAGTGATTACCGACCTGATTCGCAACGAAGTAAAAAGCTACAAGCAGCTGCCACTAAACTTCTATCAGATTCAAACCAAGTTCCGCGACGAAGTACGGCCGCGTTTTGGTGTCATGCGCGCGCGCGAATTCCTGATGAAAGATGCCTACTCATTTCATATTTCGCAGGAAAGCCTGCAGGAAACCTACGACGTAATGCATCGCACCTACTGCAATATCTTTGATCGCATTGGCCTGCAATATCGCCCGGTGCTTGCAGATACCGGCTCTATCGGTGGCTCAGCGTCCCACGAGTTCCATGTATTGGCGGACAGCGGTGAAGATGATATTGCGTTCAGTAGCGATAGCGACTTCGCCGCCAACGTGGAGCTGGCAGAAGCGCTGGCCCCCGCCAAGCAAACACCCGGAAGCAGTGGCGCAGAAGAAAAACATACACCGTCGCAAAAATCTATTGAGGAAGTAGCCGCGTTCCTGTCGGTTACCCCTGCGCAAACTCTCAAAACGTTAATTGTTCTCGGTGAAACCGAAGACGAAGGCCCTGCACCTTTGGTCGCACTTGTACTGCGCGGCGACCATTCGCTAAACGACATCAAAGTCAGCAAGCTGGAAGGCGTTGCGGACCCACTTACCTTCGCCCCGGAAGAGCGAATTAAGAACGAGTTGGGAGCGGAAGTCGGCTCGCTGGGGCCAATAGGCCTGAAGATTACAGTAATTGCCGACCGGGCTGCAGCGGCCTGCGCTGATTTTGTCTGCGGCGCCAATAAAACGGATTACCACCTTATTAATGCAAACTGGGACAAAGAAGCCAGCTACAGCCGTGTTGAAGACCTGCGCAACGTTGTAGTCGGCGACCCCAGCCCTTGCGGCAAAGGCACCATCGAAATAAAACGCGGTATCGAAGTTGGCCATATTTTCCAATTGGGCACCAAATACTCCGCGGCGATGAAAGCAACAGTCCTTGATGAAAACGGTAAAGATGTCACCATGACCATGGGCTGCTACGGTATCGGCGTTTCCAGAATTGTGGCTTCAGCCATTGAACAGAACCACGACGACAACGGCATTATTTGGCCCGACGCCATTGCCCCCTTCCAATTGGCAATTGTGCCCATCAATATGCATAAGTCAGATGCGGTGAAAGAAGCCTGTGAAACTCTTTACGATCAATGCCAGACCGCTGGCATCGACGTGCTACTCATGGATGAACCAAAAGCCCGTCTCGGCGCTATGCTGGCCGACGTTGAGCTGGTGGGCATTCCTCATCGCGTCGTTATTGGTGATCGTGGCCTTGAGCAAGGCAACATTGAATACAAAGGCCGTCGTGACGCAGAGTCGCAGGAAGTGGCTGCAGCGTCCTTATTCGAGTTTTTGCGTGAGAAAATCGCACCCTAA
- a CDS encoding HIT domain-containing protein: protein MFKLHPQLEQDTVPVGQFKLSLVLLHRDANYPWCVLVPKRSGIREIHHLSEADQSQLIRESSHLSEVMTSLFAPTTMNVAALGNIVSQLHVHHVARFEGDAAWPASVWGVKPAVAYTDEDLQARLERLQASLVGEGFEAHSQVDDSGSFTGFTP from the coding sequence ATGTTCAAACTCCATCCCCAGCTCGAGCAGGACACTGTGCCTGTCGGTCAATTTAAGTTATCCCTCGTGCTGTTGCACCGGGATGCGAACTACCCCTGGTGCGTTTTGGTACCCAAACGCTCAGGAATTCGCGAGATCCATCACCTAAGTGAAGCGGACCAAAGTCAGTTAATTCGTGAATCCAGTCATTTGTCTGAAGTGATGACGTCGTTGTTTGCTCCTACAACGATGAATGTTGCTGCGCTAGGGAACATTGTCTCCCAGCTACACGTGCATCACGTGGCGCGGTTCGAGGGTGACGCTGCCTGGCCCGCCTCTGTGTGGGGGGTAAAACCCGCCGTCGCCTACACGGATGAGGACCTGCAAGCCCGTCTTGAGCGGTTGCAGGCGTCCCTGGTCGGTGAGGGGTTCGAGGCGCATTCGCAAGTTGATGATAGTGGGAGCTTCACAGGTTTCACGCCTTAA
- a CDS encoding HU family DNA-binding protein: protein MAARKTPAKKAPAKKAPAKAPAKKAPAKTAAKKATATTATKSVTAVRERFSKTQILNQIAENTELSRKQVTAVLDELSDIIEGHVKKRSCGEFVMPGLFKIVVQKKPARKARKGINPFTGEETVFAAKPASNAVKIRPLKKLKEMAE, encoded by the coding sequence ATGGCCGCACGCAAAACTCCAGCAAAAAAAGCCCCAGCTAAAAAAGCGCCTGCAAAGGCCCCCGCAAAAAAAGCCCCAGCTAAAACAGCAGCGAAAAAAGCCACCGCAACAACTGCAACCAAAAGCGTAACTGCTGTTCGTGAGCGATTCTCCAAGACACAAATTCTGAATCAAATCGCCGAGAACACCGAGCTCTCGCGCAAGCAGGTTACAGCGGTACTGGATGAGCTTTCAGACATCATCGAAGGTCACGTTAAAAAACGTAGCTGCGGTGAGTTTGTTATGCCTGGCCTGTTCAAAATTGTGGTTCAAAAGAAACCCGCACGCAAAGCTCGCAAAGGCATCAACCCGTTTACTGGCGAAGAAACGGTGTTCGCAGCAAAACCTGCCAGCAACGCGGTTAAAATTCGGCCACTGAAAAAACTCAAAGAAATGGCTGAGTAA
- a CDS encoding FmdB family zinc ribbon protein has protein sequence MPIYEYRCESCGHELEALQKISDAPLQDCPACETASLKKKVSAAAFRLKGGGWYETDFKSGKKKNLAGDDKAAKPASGGGDSTTKPKPADSTAKKA, from the coding sequence ATGCCAATTTACGAATACCGTTGTGAGTCCTGTGGGCATGAGTTGGAAGCGTTGCAAAAGATCAGTGATGCGCCGCTGCAAGACTGTCCCGCGTGTGAGACTGCCAGTTTGAAGAAAAAGGTTTCTGCCGCAGCGTTTCGCCTCAAAGGTGGCGGTTGGTACGAGACCGACTTTAAGTCAGGTAAAAAGAAAAACCTTGCCGGCGACGACAAGGCAGCGAAGCCCGCCAGTGGCGGCGGTGATTCGACTACGAAACCCAAACCCGCTGATTCAACGGCTAAAAAGGCTTAG